GGCCAGTAGTTTTGAGGACCCTCGCGATGGCTGAAGAAAGGCCCGACGACACAGGACCTTCGCCGGATTCCCGGCCCAAGCGCGCGCCGCCGACCATCGATCTTCAGGCGACCGAGATCTCCAGCGAGCCACCAAGTCCTGCGGGGGGGCCGGAAGCCGGCAACGACACCGACAAGGCGGCGGAAGCGGCGGCGCCCGAGGCGCAGCCCCACCCCGATCCTGCTCCCCACGCAGAGCCGCAGCCCGAGGCCGCATCCGCGGCGTCCGGCGCGGAACCGTCGCGGCCAGTGTCGCCCTGGGTGGTGGCGCCGGTATCTGGCGCGGTCGCGGCCGCGCTGGTGATCGGGGTCGGCTGGCTGCTCGGCTGGCCCGCGGTGCAGCCTGTGTCCGCGCCGCCGCCCGGTGCCGTAACATTGGACGAGCTCGGTACGCGCCTCGCCGCGCTCGAGTCAAAGACGAGCAAGCCTCTCGCTGCGGCCGCCGATCCTGCGGCAACGGCGCGGCTGGAGGCGCTCGACAAATCGATCGCGGCACTGCGCACCGAGCTCGCCGCAACGCGCGCGCAATCCGACAAGCTTGCGGCGGCGGTCAATGACGCGAAGGCCGCGCCGCGCGATGGCGCGGCTGCATCCGACATCTCCGGCATCACGGCGCGCATCGACAAGGTCGAAGGTGCGGTGAAGGCGCAGGGTGCCGCCATCGCCAGGCAGGACGGCAAGATCGCCGACAGCAAGGCCGAGGCGAAGGCAGATGACGTGCCGCTGCGCCGCGTGGTCGCGGCATCGCTGCTCGACGTCGCGGTTCGTCACGGTGATCCCTATGCCTCGTCGCTCGAGGCCGCGAAAGCGATCGCCGATAATCCCGACCTGCTGAAGCCGCTCGACGTCTTCGCCGCGTCAGGCGTACCCAATCCGAATAAACTGTGTCGCGAGCTGATCGAGATCGTGCCGCAACTCGCGCCGCCGCCGCCGGAAGCTGCGTCAGCCAGCGCCGGCCTGGTCGATCGTCTGCAGGCCGGCGCTTCCAAGCTGATCCTGATCGAGCGAACCGATGGCACCGGGACCGACCGCGGCAGCATCGTCGCGCGCGTGACATCGGCCGCCGTGCATAATGATCTCGCATTGACCGAGCGCGAATTGAAGTCGTTGCCGCCGGCTGATCGCACCGCGGCGCAAGCCTGGCTCGCCAAGGTGGACGCGCGCCGCGCCGCGCTCGACGCGTCGCGCAAATTTGCCGACAACGCCATGGCGGCGCTCGCCACCGTCAACCAGTAAGTCTTTGCAATAGGTTCTTGATGATCCGGATCATTCTGTTCCTGCTGCTGATCGCCCTCGCCGCAGCGGGTGCGGCCTGGTTGGCCGATCAGCCCGGCGATCTCGTGCTGAACTGGGGCGGTCTGCGCCTGACGTCGAAGCAGCCGATGTATCTGCTCGGCCTCGTCATCGTCGTCGCGATGGTCGCAGGCGTGATCCTGCGCGGCCTGTGGAAGATCCCCGGACACATCCGCCGCGGCCGGCGCGAACGACGCCACGCGCGTGGCCGTCACGCCATCACGCAAGGCCTGCTCGCGATCGGGCATGGTGATTCGTCGGCGGCGCGCGCGCATGCCGAAGTGGCGCGGCGCCACGCCGGAGGCGATCCGCTGGCGCTGTTGCTGCACGCACAATCGGCGCAGCTCGACGGCGATCGCGACGGCGCGCAGCGCGCCTTCCGCGCCATGGCCGAGCGCCCCGATACGCGGCTGCTCGGCTTGCGCGGCCTGTTCATCGAGGCGCAGCGTGCCGACGATCCGGTGGCGGCGGTGATGATTGCCGAGGAAGCGCTGAAGATGTCGCCGTCCTCGTCATGGGCTTCGCATGCGGTGCTCGGCTTCTGCTGCGCCAAGGGCGACTGGGCCGGCGCGCTCTCGATCATCGACAACAACCAGGCCGCCGGGTTGATCGACAAGGCGACCTACCGGCGGCAGCGCGGCGTGCTGCTGACGGCGCGTGCGCTGGAGTTCGAGACCGTCGATCGCGACCTGTCGCGCTCGAGCGCGATGGAGGCGCTCAAGCTGGCGCCGACGCTGATCCCGGCCGCGGTGCTTGCCGCCAGGTTCGAGAGCGAGGCGCATCAGGTGCGCCGTTCGATGCGCATCGTCGAGACCGCGTGGCTGGCGCAACCGCATCCCGATCTCGCCGATGCCTATTCGCATGTGCGGCTCGGCGATTCCGCGCGCCAGCGCCTGGTGCGCGTCGAGACGCTGGCGGCGAAAACGCCTGGCCATATCGAAGGCGCGCTGGCGATCGCGCGCGCCGCGATCGATGCCGCCGAATTCGCCAAGGCGCGTGCGGCGCTGGAGCCGTTTGTCGCGGCGCCGACGCAGCGCGTCGCGCTATTGATGGCGGAGGTCGAACGCACCGAGCATGGCGACAGCGGCCGGGCGCGGGCCTGGACCTTGCGCGCGGTGCGCGCGCTGCACGATCCGGTGTGGACCGCGGACGGCTATGTCTCGGACCGATGGCGTCCGGTGTCGCCGGTCACCGGCCGTCTCGACGCCTTCCAGTGGCAGACGCCGGTGGCGGCGCTGCCCTCCGACAAGGGCCATGCGATCGAGCCCTCGCCGTTCGAGGAGGCGATGCTGGCGCCGCGGCGGGTCGAGCCGCCCAAGGCGGTGGCCAGCGAGCCCGAGGTGGCGGAGCCGGTCGAGGCCAGGGTTGAGGTCAAGTCCGTCGAGCCGGCCGCGCCGCCGGTGCAGGATAACGCCCCGCTCCCGGCGACCATTGAGGCCGACCCGGCCCCAGTTCCGGCCGACCCGCCCGCGCCGGAGCCGGCCCCGCCGCCGGCCGCCGAATCGGCTCCCCCGGCGCCGGCCCCCCTGTTCCGTTCGAGGTCCGACCTGCCCAAGGCGGCCCCTGCGCC
This Bradyrhizobium sp. CCBAU 53421 DNA region includes the following protein-coding sequences:
- a CDS encoding heme biosynthesis protein HemY encodes the protein MIRIILFLLLIALAAAGAAWLADQPGDLVLNWGGLRLTSKQPMYLLGLVIVVAMVAGVILRGLWKIPGHIRRGRRERRHARGRHAITQGLLAIGHGDSSAARAHAEVARRHAGGDPLALLLHAQSAQLDGDRDGAQRAFRAMAERPDTRLLGLRGLFIEAQRADDPVAAVMIAEEALKMSPSSSWASHAVLGFCCAKGDWAGALSIIDNNQAAGLIDKATYRRQRGVLLTARALEFETVDRDLSRSSAMEALKLAPTLIPAAVLAARFESEAHQVRRSMRIVETAWLAQPHPDLADAYSHVRLGDSARQRLVRVETLAAKTPGHIEGALAIARAAIDAAEFAKARAALEPFVAAPTQRVALLMAEVERTEHGDSGRARAWTLRAVRALHDPVWTADGYVSDRWRPVSPVTGRLDAFQWQTPVAALPSDKGHAIEPSPFEEAMLAPRRVEPPKAVASEPEVAEPVEARVEVKSVEPAAPPVQDNAPLPATIEADPAPVPADPPAPEPAPPPAAESAPPAPAPLFRSRSDLPKAAPAPIPAVIPIVRAPDDPGVDEDGAVDEFAEQIGPPKAQIGGWRGFLSRLGS
- a CDS encoding COG4223 family protein, whose product is MAEERPDDTGPSPDSRPKRAPPTIDLQATEISSEPPSPAGGPEAGNDTDKAAEAAAPEAQPHPDPAPHAEPQPEAASAASGAEPSRPVSPWVVAPVSGAVAAALVIGVGWLLGWPAVQPVSAPPPGAVTLDELGTRLAALESKTSKPLAAAADPAATARLEALDKSIAALRTELAATRAQSDKLAAAVNDAKAAPRDGAAASDISGITARIDKVEGAVKAQGAAIARQDGKIADSKAEAKADDVPLRRVVAASLLDVAVRHGDPYASSLEAAKAIADNPDLLKPLDVFAASGVPNPNKLCRELIEIVPQLAPPPPEAASASAGLVDRLQAGASKLILIERTDGTGTDRGSIVARVTSAAVHNDLALTERELKSLPPADRTAAQAWLAKVDARRAALDASRKFADNAMAALATVNQ